The segment TTTAATCCTCCAAAAATAATTGGATGAAAACTTATAATTAGATTGCAGTTTTTAGCAATAGCTTCATCTACTGTTTCTTCTAAAGTGTCTAAAGTAACAAGTATGTTTGTAATTTCTGTTTGATAATTGCCAACTAATAAGCCAACGTTATCAAAATCTTCAGCATAACTTAATGGAGCAAGTTCTTCTATGTAATTGGTAATGTCTTTTATAATCATAAAACAAAATTGATTGGAAAACCAAAGTTAGCATTTTCCATTCATCAATCCATAAAAATGACTTATTTTCGTGTTAATGAAATTTCTAAGGTTTTTATTATTTCCATTTGCTGTTCTATATGATTTGATAACTTCAATTCGTAATTTATTTTTTGATGTTGGGATCTTTAAACAAACATCATTTAAAATACCCGTAATTGTAGTTGGTAACTTAAGTGTTGGAGGAACAGGAAAAACACCACAAATAGAATATTTAATACGATTATTGAAGGATAGTTATAAAGTTGCTGTTTTAAGTAGAGGTTATAAACGTAAAACAACGGGTTTTGTATTGTTGAATAAAAACCATTCTGTAGAAGATGTAGGAGATGAACCTTTGCAGTATTTTAATAAATTTGATAAAATTAATGTTGCTGTTGATGCAAATAGAGTTGAAGGAATAAAGAGGTTAATTAATGAAAAATCTCCAGAAATTATTTTATTGGATGACGCGTATCAGCATAGAAAAGTAAAAGGAAGTTTTTCTATTTTACTCACTAAATTTAACGATTTATTTGCGGATGATTTTTTATTGCCAACAGGGAATTTAAGAGAGCGTAGAAGAGGAGCAAAACGTGCAGATGTTATTTTGGTTACAAAATGTCCTGAAAACTTGAGTAAAAAGCAACAAGAGGAAATTAAAAAGAAGTTAGAGAAATATAATAAAAAATTATTTTTTACTACAATTTCTTATGCAAAAAAGACATCTGGCAGTGATCAGGTTTCTATAGAAGAATTAAAGGAATACGAAGTGCTGTTGCTTACAGGAATTGCAAACCCAAAACCTTTGACAAATTTTTTAACTCAGAAACAAATTAATTTTCAGCATTTAAAGTTTTCAGATCATCATCACTTCTCTTCAATAGAAATAAGTGATATCAATAAAAAGTTTGATGCTATTAATGCCTCAAAAAAAATTATTCTTACTACAGAAAAAGACTATACAAGGTTGGTTGATAAGCTTAAACAAGTTTCCTGTTTAGAAATTGAAACAACATTTTTAGAAAGTGAAACAATTATTTTTGATGCTGTAATTAAATCTCATTTACAATAAAACCGACTCTTAGTGAAGAGTCGGTTTTATTGTGGTTTTTTATTTTATAGTTAATTGGTGCGACACAGAATTTTTTAGAAGTCACTATAAAAAATGAAATGGTTTAATAAATTATAATTTATTAAGAAATAGGGATTTAATTATCCCGTCTGAAAGCCCAATTTTTGGAACATATATTTTTCTAGCTCCACTCCATTTCATTGCAGACAAGTAAATTTTTGTTGCGGGTATAATTACATCTGCTCTATCTGGATTTAAACTAAGTTCAGAAATTCTATCTTCATAACTCATTTGTTTTAAAAATTGATATTGAGCATTTAAATAAATAAAAGAAATAGGCTTTCCTTCTGTCCGTCCAGACATTTTAAATAACTTATTAATGTTACCTCCAGAACCAATTAAGGATATTTTTTTTAAATCTTTAGTGTTTTTCTTAACCCATTTTTCTGCGATAACAAAAATCTCTTTATTAACAGATTTTTTGTTGTTTAATAAACGAACAGTCCCCATTTTAAAAGATTTTGAAGCAATGATTTTTCCGGCAGAAAAAACGGTGATTTCAGTACTACCGCCACCAACATCAACATATAAATAAGAACCATCTCCTTCTATTAATTCATTTAAATCAGTAGACGAAATAATTGCAGCTTCTTCTTTACCGCCAATAATATCAATTTTTACACCTGTTTCAGAATAAATTTTTTCTGCTACTAATTTGCCA is part of the Polaribacter sp. SA4-10 genome and harbors:
- a CDS encoding Ppx/GppA phosphatase family protein; translation: MLEIKKYGAIDIGSNAIRLLISNVIVENNKEPQFKKSSLVRVPIRLGADAFVSGIISDENITRMIDAMEAFKLLMKVHKVERYKACATSAMREATNGKLVAEKIYSETGVKIDIIGGKEEAAIISSTDLNELIEGDGSYLYVDVGGGSTEITVFSAGKIIASKSFKMGTVRLLNNKKSVNKEIFVIAEKWVKKNTKDLKKISLIGSGGNINKLFKMSGRTEGKPISFIYLNAQYQFLKQMSYEDRISELSLNPDRADVIIPATKIYLSAMKWSGARKIYVPKIGLSDGIIKSLFLNKL
- the lpxK gene encoding tetraacyldisaccharide 4'-kinase, with protein sequence MKFLRFLLFPFAVLYDLITSIRNLFFDVGIFKQTSFKIPVIVVGNLSVGGTGKTPQIEYLIRLLKDSYKVAVLSRGYKRKTTGFVLLNKNHSVEDVGDEPLQYFNKFDKINVAVDANRVEGIKRLINEKSPEIILLDDAYQHRKVKGSFSILLTKFNDLFADDFLLPTGNLRERRRGAKRADVILVTKCPENLSKKQQEEIKKKLEKYNKKLFFTTISYAKKTSGSDQVSIEELKEYEVLLLTGIANPKPLTNFLTQKQINFQHLKFSDHHHFSSIEISDINKKFDAINASKKIILTTEKDYTRLVDKLKQVSCLEIETTFLESETIIFDAVIKSHLQ